A single Dasypus novemcinctus isolate mDasNov1 chromosome 4, mDasNov1.1.hap2, whole genome shotgun sequence DNA region contains:
- the LOC101431713 gene encoding olfactory receptor 5H8-like has protein sequence MEKRNTTLLIEFVLTGLTDRPEWKISLFLVFLGIYLITMMGNLGLIALFWNDPHLHTPMYIFLGCLAFVDAWLSSTVTPKMLINFFASNKMMSLSECIMQFFSFLISATTECFLLATMAYDRYVAICNPLLYPVIMTNRLCIQLLVWSFVGGLIHALIHNGFLFRLTFCKSNIIHHFYCDIIPLLKISCTDPSINYLMLFIFSGSIQVFTILTVFVSYTSILFTVLKKNSLKGIKKAFSTCGAHLFSVFLYFGPLLFMYLHPRSPQADDQDMIESLFYTIIIPFLNPFIYSLRNKKVIDSVAKMLKMKC, from the coding sequence atggaaaagagaaatacaaCGTTACTGATAGAGTTTGTTCTCACAGGACTTACAGATCGACCAGAGTGGAAAATTTCCCTATTCCTGGTGTTCTTGGGGATATATCTCATCACCATGATGGGGAACCTAGGACTGATTGCTCTGTTCTGGAACGACCCTCAccttcacacccccatgtacaTATTCCTTGGGTGTTTAGCATTTGTGGATGCTTGGTTATCATCCACAGTGACCCCCAAGATGCTAATTAATTTCTTTGCTTCAAATAAAATGATGTCTTTATCTGAATGCATaatgcaatttttttcctttttaatcagtGCAACCACAGAATGTTTTCTCTTGGCAACAATGGCATATGACCGATATGTAGCCATATGCAACCCTTTACTTTATCCAGTGATTATGACCAATAGATTGTGCATACAGCTGTTAGTCTGGTCATTTGTAGGTGGACTGATTCATGCCTTAATTCATAATGGCTTTTTATTCAGATTAACCTTCTGTAAATCCAACATAATACATCACTTCTACTGTGACATCATACCATTGCTTAAGATTTCCTGTACTGACCCTTCAATTAATTAtctgatgctttttattttctctggatCAATTCAGGTATTTACCATTTTGACTGTTTTTGTCTCTTATACCTCTATTCTCTTTACAGTCTTAAAAAAGAATTCTTTAAAGGGCATAAAGAAAGCATTCTCCACTTGTGGAGCCcatctcttttctgtgtttttatattttggtcctCTTCTCTTCATGTATTTGCACCCTCGATCTCCTCAAGCAGATGATCAAGATATGATTGAATCTCTGTTTTATACTATcataattccttttttaaatccatttatcTATAGTCTGAGAAATAAGAAAGTCATAGATTCTGTggctaaaatgttaaaaatgaaatgttaa